Within Rhododendron vialii isolate Sample 1 chromosome 12a, ASM3025357v1, the genomic segment AAACACGTAAATTTTCATATTAATCAGTCATTAATTGATAAAAGTCTGAtctgatttttcttttgtgcaATGGGAGTTACACTCAAAGGTCATCTGAAATGGCTTTTGCATTCATAAGAAAAAcatgtcagaaacctcaggtaAGGCTAGCAATGCATCCATAGGCCCATAAGATGAGTGGTCAATAAATAGAATATGGTATTTCAAATCTTTTCGTAGGTACAAGCTAAATTCTCTCAACTAATGTTTTTTGTGAATATATGCCTGGTTTGCTTGGTTGGAGTCGTTGGACTAATGGTGGAGGGTATATAGACCTATAGGATGAATATTCCCACCATACTGTTAATGCCGAGATTATTAGTACTTCACTGCCCAATGCATCTTTATATCCTACTTACTGTAGAAATACATGATATCTAACCCTGACCATGAAAGCTCCAAACAACAGCAGGAAATTTGTCCCCTGGAATTTGCCAATTGTCATTCAATCAGATGCTTTAATCTGGAAAACATGCCGTAATGCATACACATACCTTAATATGTAAGAGAGAAGAATTAGAATGACAGTTGCAACATGATGGCTCATCGACACCCCGAAGTCAGAGCGCCTTGTTTCCCAGAAAATTAAAGCAAATATGGCATATGTGTAGAATCCAGCGACGTACATGTATACTGCTTTCAACTTCAACCTGAATATTCCACAAAATAGTCACTGAAAAAAGTAGTGACCTGGATAAAGTTAAGGACAGACTACAGCAAATACTGCTGCTTGAATAAACAATCGTCAATGAATAGAAGTTCAAAGCATACTTAGTTTTCAGGTCAGGCCAGGCCTGGTTTCCAGGCCCCACCCAATAATAACTTGTGTTAGTGAACCAAGGCTCATCATAAGTAACAGACAGCACCAGAAGCTCCGCTGAAAGATAATAAACACATTTCCATGCCGACTCTTTAAACTTACGTATCTTCTTTCTTCTGTCATCTGTCTCAACAGCAATCGTCTGCTGTCCTTTCCCAAATATCAATCGTCTACCCACTTTCTGCAACATGAACATCCATTATGAACTGAGCTATGGAGTTAGAGGAAAGGAGAAAATCTCAGAGATGGGACATGATGCCCACTGCTTAAAGCAGACTTATTTACATTTACGAATTGTAAACAAAAGACAAAGCCAGCAGGAATGCAACAGGAGCTTTATGGTAAAGTGATGAAAGTTTTCTCCGAATCCCTACTAAGTAGCTGGAACAAGATAAGCCATAATAGAGATATCGTATCGTTCTTTTCATCACCGCATGAGGTTTATTAAACTATTCTATTCCAGAATGTTTACACTATTAACATCTCATCAAAACATGTCAGTTGTACAATAACCATGACAGAGCATGTACTTCTTATTCCCTAATGTTATGGTCCTCCGGATACGGTGGCCCTAACCTCATCACCAACCTACCCTCCTATCGAAATCTCGGAGGTATTCCAGTCTCCTTAACATAGTGGCAGATTACACAGTACTCTAATTGCTCGGAACTCTCCGCCTACAGGTGAGATCAAATTGAACACTGATGGATGCTggtacaaaaaagaaaatcttgCTTTGGTTGATGACCGATCTAAGATTTATCAAATATAAAGTACAGAATCAAAAGCCCCAAGGGTAAGTCCGGTTAGATAATGGGTTTGCTCCCCACTCAATCGACCAAGTTCGATTCTTGGTGTTAGGCCgcaagaaaaaaatttcttgtgaattccctGCTCTCGGCGCGTGTATGACCTGCATTTGACCGGACCGGAGAGGGATTGGTTGAGctgcgcgtaagctggcccggacaaCGCTCACCAtcgaaccaaaaaaagagaagtgCAGAATCAAAGCTATACAGGTAGATATGGTTGAGTAGTACCTCAAATACAAATCTGTCGAGAAGCAAACGAACAGTTGGGAAGAACAGAGCAAAGAAGGGAAGGACTGCGAAATCTCGATATTCTGGGTATGATTCATGCTCCCAATCAATAGAACGCACAAACTCAGAAATACCCATTTCAGCTTTCTGAGCAACCAACCCGAAAACTGGAGCTGggttcacctctctctctctctctctctctctctctagatggaCTCTGTGAAAAGGGGTGGCTTCGGAAAGACAGTAGCAGATCGGACTCTCTGTGGATcttgttatgttatttttaattgGTAAAGAAGTGACTGCGGTTAGAAATTAATTATGGGCATTGGTCAAGAAAAGCTACCGGTCTTTTTATGGGAGAAAAAGGACCCGTGAGTTCAACCTCCTTGGTGATGGGAAAtgggatttttcaaagacaacaagattcatttgatccaatggAATCTTCCAAACATTTCTAAATTTGGGATTTCTACGACGGCTTGTGGGGCTCATTTCGGGGTCCATCACACACtatccaaaattttgaattctaaatGAAAAAGTTAACagattggattaaaaaattacagtCATTCGattgagttatttttttatgaatttactcaaaaaatattttaattttaatgaataattgaatgaaaagttagtaaaTTGGAGCAAGAATTTACGGTCatttgattgagctaatttttggtaaggcaactcaaaaaattattctaaatTTAacaaacggttcggatcatttgtgtggaagtCCGAAATAAGCCCCACAAGCAATCTCTACGCATTCTATGCGCAAAGTGCGCGTAGTAAAATAGAAAGCGTTCAAACACCTGACTACCATCAAACTTTCTTTCTTAACAAATTTTACAATTAACGTTACATTGTTCTCCCTCTCATTATTTTGTCCCTCGTTCTCTTCTAATCGTATAGAAAATTTGTTTGGCTTGGTGCAAGAATGGAATTTTACGACGCACAAGTGGCTGTGCAAAAAAAGAGATCGGTAGAGAAGATGGAGACAAAGAATGGAAACAGGTtatctgaaaccccttgacttGCAAAACTTCTACAATACTCTCTAATGGTATGTAAGCATCATACTTCCAAAAAATATGGACCATTAGATTGAAGAGTAGGTAAATTACAGCCCTTGGATCAAAATCACACGCAAAAAGTAAAGTGGATTTGTCAAAAATGAGATgattttatgaaattttgaccaaaaaactAGGATTACCTTACTCCAAAAACAGAAACAGGTTTTATATACCATTCACTAAGACAACATTTGCTATCTTATATAGCTACACTTATTATAGCATATAACAACACGTATTACAACTGGTTGCTTAGGTAACAAGTTacgattgaaaaaaaagagagtagcaagttaccctttctttttcttttttgcaggaaattttttatattttgaggATTTATATATGCACACCACTTGAAACTATATACACAATACTTTTTGCCTTTTAGTTAACAGTTGGGGAGTGGACAACTTAAAAAATGGTGTTCAATTATAAaactagtttaaaattttaatttgatctTAAGATAGAATTAAAGCAaatatttgaaaacaaaaaaaaattattcaaatgtTTTCCGTAATTTGCAAATAATGttataaatatatttaattAACTTGCTTTTAATTGTAACgaccgtatttttttttatcataaataatattattaatagCATTAATAAATATAGAAGTTACtttcttaataattttgtttttacaattatgcatgcaatatatacatgcatgcattttattttatttttccctacacatgcatgcatgcatgaacACACCTTCATCTCCCTCACCTCACTCTCTCCGGCAATGTCttcctctttctccctctctttccaGCCATTACTCCCTCTATTTGTTTCCcaccaagaaaaacaaattcatCCCCCCTTGCGTAAACCAAGAAAACCCTTAACCACCAAGGTAAAATCCGAACTTAATACATTCTTATCCATCTCTGGCTCCCTCTCTAATCTCATATTCGGCCCCAATTCAttcattccaaatcccatgaacccaattAAATCCAATCTTATCCTTCCACTCCAAAATTtacctatatataccccatcaCTTCAACCCACGAGCACCCATTGCAACCACCACCCTCCATTGCGTAAGAACCAAGAGAAAATCGTGGCTAATTGAAGCTCAAactatggagttttagagagagaaagaaagagagagaaaagtgggttagTGCTCTAAAACCAACCGAAACCCAAATTGACTGTTTCAAACACTTCTTACAACTCAAAGCATCCCCAAACATCAACCAATTCGGTCCCAAAGTTCCCCGATCAAAGAAACCAGAGTcaccttttaaaaaattcaagtttcatttttgaatcaattcgatccaaaccaaggtattataatcatatccaacctcttctctaagtatattaagggggtgtttggatagcaccttttcccattttcctcttctcttttttgtgttttgggtgtttggttgaAAGAGGCAAAATGGGTTTTGAGGAAAATGGATTCTCCATTTTCACATTTCtaaaacaaaaggcaaaagaGCTCAGAGGAGCTTTTCCCATTCTCTTTTTCCCATTCTCGTTCACCAGCCACGGCAGAAGACCTATATACCCTCTCCATTTTTTGATTCTTTTCACCGTACGAACAAAATCTGATTAGATAAAAAACAAGACAAGAGAGTGTTCGAAAACACTTGAAAACCACTGGGTCTTGTTCGTCTGGTTGAGACGTCGACACTGGTGGTGGTCCGCCATGGAGGAGAAGCCGAAAAATACATCTCAGAGTCTCTGTTCAGTTTGACCAGGagaaaaagttggtcaaaaacAACTTTGGACCACAGATTCCTTTTCGTCAAGGTGAGACGAAGAGATTGGTGGTGATCTGCCGTCGAATACGATGCTAGAGGAAAGCTCACGCGCCGATTGGATAAGGCGCATGGCCGACGAGTGAGATCCACTCTCAGCTTGTTGTTCACGCGCGGTTCCCATGAAGAAAAGGCCAGGTGGCGAAGggtttaaaaaaagtaaaaaagaaattaatttcaaaatacagtaaaacttaaaacaattaattaaaatattatttatacaCATTATACAAGAGTATTATATATAATCaggggcaacatagtaaaaaaccaacccataattcattttcattctatatctcccaaacactactcctgCTGCAAAATCCATTCtgtacatatcatccaaacaatctaccaaattaaaaacacattctaatcataattcaaaaagttaaaaatgaaaagccaaaaaataggctcccaaacaccccctaagtgTTTTTAAGCTTAACCCTATGCCCCAAATGGACCAATGCATCAAAACCaaagcggaaaaaaaaaaaaaaacgtttctgCTCtcaaccttgcggccgcaagcTTCGGGCCGCAAGGTCTAGTCAAATTCTTGTGGACCGCAAGGTTTGACTCGGTCATACCTTGCGGCTGGGTCCCCCACCGCGAACTTGGTtcgattttattaaaaatcgttCGAAACCAttttgcgaccttccgaacaatatttttgatacacaaactatttttcctagacttctcacacctcaaagatcataccttgttaatatcatatttttttatttttttattaattatttacttGTTTTCATTCAAAAGTTTACATACGAAAaatctttacgaccttataaattATGTTATTGATGCCcgagtaaatttttttagactctttacaCTCCGAAGATGAAACCCTGctaacctcaacatattttatttattaaataatttattatccatttattttacGTTCGCCAATTTttgttaatatctttatttaaaatttatctCGCGACCTTCCGGACTCAATTTTCGACACTCGATCATGTTGTGTAGGACCGTAGGACTcctattaaggtcatgataattattataatatttttttatttattgtacGTAATTAGTTGTTAAATCTAATTTCTTAAAATACTAATGCGagcctatatatatgtatatattttttgttttattaaaacttttattgataaaagtttcttGCCTTATAACATATTGACCATACTAGACTAAGGACAatggcccattcataaaaagttaggtgattgcattgcttgttattattttaattgctattttgattaattgtatattgatccaatacttgatttgaatgctagattggaccctaaagacatggggtggtatgcgaatagattTCATCTAGACGATACTATGTTAAtggaaaaatggtaaagttgtgGAGTTGTGAGATTGCGGATTTGATATGGACTCTGTATTGtaatgggttacctgcggggccaGGTGATGTTATTATGGCAACTTTAACGTACGTATGGTATGTCATGGGAAGTTCCAAAGGGTAATCGTGTCCTTGCCGAACAAGCAAGGGGGGATTGTCCCATGACACGATCATAGTTAGTGTTGTGGCGACTCTAACTTATGGTACGCCATGAGAAATTCCAAAGGGTAATCGTGCCCTTGCCAAACAAGCAAGAGGGGATTGTCTcatgacacggtcatagttagtATTTTAAGTATGGTGGCGACCCTAACTTATAGTATGCCATGGGAAGTTCCAAAGGGTAATCATGCCCCTTGCTATGGTTTTTAAATGAATTCATGCtaagtacataacttaggtgcacCCATTTAGGACCCCGTGTGCAGGACAAACAAGAGGGATTTTCccatgacacggtcatagttagtggatatgggaggaaaggatcttgtggagaagatcttagattttgtagagacccgtattattattattattattttttttaggctatattttttttttgtttgttttgttaatgtatAGCCCGTCGAGATAGACAGTgcggatattcggtgtgacgtGTTCGTGGGAGGATATAAGGGTAATTGTGTGAAGGGTGCTCGTGTGAGTGTAGTGCGAGAAGCGGGGGATTGCTCCCCACTTCTACAATTTCCCCAGGAGACTactttctcccatttctcttttctcactctctcggcactctctctctcctcctctcctccgaaaaacttcctcctctcttctctcttcgatttcatctacctagggggtgattccggacaaggcccgagaattaaagttgttatacggcgcatgggctttccgaatatccaagaaaaatcatgatcggaccgcgtgggagcttggttgacttggtcaaaggttcgggttttgctcaaaacccatgaggtagggatctcttactcttgttatgcgtttatacggcgtttatgtacctagatcgtgctttgtttcgttgtttgaggttgtttgttccatttccgaaattctgcagaaacagggtctttgtttttggggttttacgccttcttaaactcatgattgaattttggttccttcgtatgaaatagagtagacttagagcccgttctagtGCCGCTAGAATCactcgaaaccgttgagaattgaatttatggtgatatctaaaatactggtctgcaatctgtctcgttttctgggtttcagcccacttcgaacggccataacttcctcgtccgatgtccgttttaTGTAAACTTTATATCGGTTCGaagatcttgaagtcagctttcatttgccactggAATcatcttaaaactcttagtacacaaaaagttatgatcgattgagtggaggtatgtcaatctgtcaggcagattcgtgtagcctcggtaaacccctgtttaaccacccttggagtgcagatttgactagGGTTCCTTTGCGTCTTTCAAAGTTCATTCAATCGCCCAActattgggactggaatcactcaaaaatattaagaactcgatttatagtgatttttagaagattgcccTGTAATccgaaaatctgggcagctcaCTGTGCAgcgtttttcattgtttggctatggttaaacgaccctattggttatgggtccttataggttttaaagatgggtaagttggtgatgtttcggtgttggaatcattgaaaaatattgagtatgctatttttaataaatttttgaacatgGACTGCTCTGCTGAAAATCAGAATATCTGAAAGATCGTATCGTACGACTCGTCGAACGTGTCTGTGCCATTGATTTTTCGTTAGCATAGTTGGAGTATCGTCATAAAGGCTATAGTAGCGTAAAAGAGTCCGTGAGCATCGTAGACTATAAGAAATATCGTGACGTGCGTAATTAGTAGAGAAGTACTTGTTTGATTAAATGGAGAAATGACTGGATGGTTTGATGCTTGTAACTTGGAAATACGAATTGAATGTGAATAACAATcggacacaacgagaacattcggggcccatcgacgggtgggtgcctggcaggggatatcagggtcccataattagcctggcaggagctaaaagCTCATATTTAACACTCAAGGTCCAACCTTCTAGGTGgacgcttggcaggggatatcagggtctcataattagcctggcaggagctaaatgctcatatcatttgctttcagggctcgttatcgagtaagtgcctggcaggagcttaggcTCAGACACATGACACAAAATTGGTTTATAAAGTTGATGAAAGAGATTCTGATGACTGATGATAATGagaaatgggatttggtgatgaaatgtgAAATGTGAAAGATTGTGAAATTGTACGAGATGTAATGAACGGTACTAAAGCTGTTGTTTATTTACTTAGAATGATGTAGGAATATTGATGGTCCTTGTTTGACATATGAGCAGATAGATCCTTCATATAGGTAGCCTAGAATCCCTGATCATAGTGTGCTGCTGTTGACAGTCT encodes:
- the LOC131310510 gene encoding ceramide synthase 1 LOH3-like; translation: MGISEFVRSIDWEHESYPEYRDFAVLPFFALFFPTVRLLLDRFVFEKVGRRLIFGKGQQTIAVETDDRRKKIRKFKESAWKCVYYLSAELLVLSVTYDEPWFTNTSYYWVGPGNQAWPDLKTKLKLKAVYMYVAGFYTYAIFALIFWETRRSDFGVSMSHHVATVILILLSYILRFARAGSVILALHDASDVFLEVGKMSKYSGAESLASFAFILFVLSWIVLRLTYFPFWVLWSTSYEVLLTVDKEKHKVDGPIYYYVFNSLLYCLLVLHIYWWVLMYRMLVKQIQARGQLSEDVRSDSEGEDEHED